A window of Cloacibacillus sp. An23 contains these coding sequences:
- the rsxA gene encoding electron transport complex subunit RsxA: MGLVALFVSSVLVNNILLARFLGCCPFLGVSSQLETAKGMGIAVVFVTTFAAIMTWLAYNFILVPLGLEYLYTLAFILIIAALVQFVETVLKKMMPGLYKSLGIFLPLITTNCAVLGVAVINMNENYNFIYSVVNAFGSSAGFLLAIVLMAGIREKIEMNAEMPRCMRGLPIALVTAGLMSIAFMGFSGLIK, translated from the coding sequence ATGGGACTCGTCGCTCTGTTCGTGAGCTCCGTGCTCGTAAACAACATCCTGCTGGCCCGGTTCCTAGGCTGCTGCCCGTTCCTTGGCGTCTCCAGCCAGCTTGAGACCGCGAAAGGCATGGGCATAGCCGTCGTATTCGTCACCACCTTTGCGGCGATAATGACATGGCTGGCCTACAACTTCATCCTCGTCCCGCTCGGGCTGGAATACCTCTACACGCTCGCGTTCATACTGATAATCGCGGCCCTGGTACAGTTCGTCGAAACCGTGCTCAAAAAAATGATGCCAGGACTCTATAAATCCCTCGGCATCTTCCTGCCGCTCATCACGACGAACTGCGCCGTCCTCGGCGTCGCCGTCATCAACATGAACGAAAACTACAACTTCATCTACTCCGTAGTCAACGCCTTCGGCTCGTCGGCGGGCTTCCTGCTCGCCATCGTTCTCATGGCCGGCATACGCGAGAAGATCGAAATGAACGCGGAAATGCCGCGCTGCATGCGCGGGCTGCCGATAGCCCTCGTCACGGCGGGCCTCATGTCGATAGCCTTCATGGGCTTCAGCGGCCTCATCAAATAG